A window from Sinorhizobium fredii encodes these proteins:
- a CDS encoding helix-turn-helix domain-containing protein — translation MAESKIVERPVYQPGACGIEGMPTRLHFFHAHPPIMLRAHWHAQVEVNYVMRGSVHYRMAGHDLRLGPGQMCLFWGGQPHRMDESSDDSIYAGAHLPLVHFFRMRLPPEISAMLMGGATMLTSETDGADDRNFPRWRNWANSGDEVKAQHAVEELLLRVERMFMEPYTIVAPGKERQTETASAPPSPGVVRMCDFIAANFLEEIDAVDIAAAAGLHPKYAMNLFRKSTGMTLIKYLTLLRLSRAQAMLMNGADSILQVAMDSGFGSVSAFNKAFRQIAGMPPSEFRREVRAVAR, via the coding sequence TTGGCGGAAAGTAAGATTGTCGAGCGACCGGTCTACCAGCCGGGTGCCTGCGGCATCGAGGGCATGCCGACCCGGTTGCATTTCTTCCACGCCCATCCCCCGATCATGCTGCGCGCGCACTGGCATGCGCAGGTCGAGGTAAACTACGTGATGCGGGGCTCGGTGCATTATCGCATGGCTGGCCATGACCTGAGGCTCGGCCCCGGACAGATGTGCCTCTTCTGGGGCGGGCAGCCGCACCGGATGGACGAATCCTCCGACGATTCCATCTATGCCGGCGCGCATCTGCCGCTCGTGCACTTCTTCCGCATGCGGCTGCCGCCGGAAATCTCGGCCATGCTCATGGGCGGGGCCACGATGCTGACCTCAGAGACGGACGGCGCCGACGACCGGAACTTTCCGCGCTGGCGCAACTGGGCAAATTCCGGCGACGAGGTGAAGGCCCAGCACGCCGTCGAAGAACTGCTGCTGCGCGTCGAGCGCATGTTCATGGAACCCTACACGATCGTTGCACCCGGCAAGGAACGCCAGACCGAAACCGCCTCGGCCCCGCCCTCGCCCGGCGTCGTGCGCATGTGCGATTTCATCGCCGCCAATTTTCTCGAGGAGATCGACGCGGTCGACATCGCCGCGGCAGCCGGATTGCACCCGAAATACGCCATGAACCTGTTTCGCAAGTCGACGGGCATGACGCTGATCAAATATCTGACGCTGCTGCGCCTTTCGCGGGCGCAAGCCATGCTGATGAACGGTGCCGACAGCATCCTGCAGGTGGCGATGGACAGCGGCTTCGGCTCGGTAAGCGCCTTCAACAAGGCCTTCCGCCAGATCGCCGGCATGCCGCCCTCGGAATTCCGCCGCGAGGTTCGCGCTGTGGCGAGGTGA
- a CDS encoding SIMPL domain-containing protein, with protein sequence MISTRIARSVHVAAIAAAFAGAFAAAAAAQDSGAGKAEGKGRPDAPRGRQALIKVSGEGQATTAPDMAIVQLSVVKDAKTAREALDANNKAMAEVLAALKQSGIAERDLQTSGFSIMPQYNYPQNSDGSARPPELVGYQVVNGVSVRVRDLAKLGEVLDKSVTLGVNQGGGIEFSNDKPETVITEARKAAVADAINKARVLAEAAGVSLGRLIELSEQPARDEPPVPMRSMAKEFAADQVPIATGEQAYSVTVNVTFAVNP encoded by the coding sequence ATGATTTCCACACGCATTGCCCGCTCGGTCCATGTCGCGGCGATCGCCGCCGCCTTTGCCGGTGCGTTTGCGGCGGCAGCGGCGGCGCAGGACAGCGGTGCCGGCAAGGCAGAGGGCAAGGGGCGCCCTGATGCCCCGAGAGGGCGCCAGGCGCTGATCAAGGTTTCGGGCGAAGGACAGGCGACGACGGCGCCCGACATGGCGATCGTACAGCTGAGCGTCGTCAAGGACGCCAAGACCGCTCGCGAGGCGCTCGACGCCAACAACAAGGCAATGGCCGAGGTGCTGGCAGCACTCAAGCAGTCCGGCATTGCCGAACGCGACCTGCAGACAAGCGGCTTCTCGATCATGCCGCAATACAACTATCCCCAGAACAGCGACGGCAGCGCCCGCCCGCCGGAGCTCGTCGGCTACCAGGTCGTCAACGGCGTCAGCGTGCGCGTGCGCGATCTGGCGAAGCTCGGCGAAGTCCTCGACAAATCCGTGACGCTCGGCGTCAATCAGGGCGGCGGCATCGAATTTTCCAACGACAAGCCGGAGACGGTGATTACCGAGGCCCGCAAGGCCGCTGTGGCCGATGCGATCAACAAGGCAAGAGTGCTGGCGGAAGCGGCCGGCGTCTCGCTCGGCCGGCTGATCGAGCTTTCCGAACAACCGGCCCGCGACGAGCCGCCGGTGCCGATGCGCAGCATGGCCAAGGAATTCGCCGCCGATCAGGTGCCGATCGCAACCGGCGAGCAGGCCTATAGCGTCACGGTCAACGTCACCTTCGCGGTCAATCCGTAA
- a CDS encoding ketosteroid isomerase-related protein, with protein MTDAQTIAGRFIEAVNDRDFEALAGLLDDDVAFDSLTGQRTLGIGPLRTWVMSYLRHFDESFGDVVLMRDAFGQRVAADTTARGTYRETMVGFPEASGQSYAVPSVFIFEVEEGVITRLSHYRNLRLFERELGG; from the coding sequence ATGACGGACGCCCAGACTATTGCCGGACGTTTCATCGAGGCCGTGAACGACCGGGATTTCGAAGCGCTTGCCGGCCTCCTCGACGACGATGTCGCCTTCGATTCGCTGACCGGACAGCGCACGCTCGGGATCGGGCCGCTCAGAACCTGGGTGATGAGCTACCTGCGCCATTTCGACGAGAGCTTCGGCGACGTCGTGCTGATGCGCGATGCCTTCGGGCAGCGGGTGGCGGCGGATACGACCGCGCGCGGCACGTACCGCGAGACAATGGTCGGCTTCCCAGAGGCGTCCGGTCAGAGCTATGCCGTCCCGAGCGTCTTCATCTTCGAGGTCGAGGAGGGTGTCATCACCCGACTCAGCCACTATCGCAACCTGCGCTTGTTCGAACGGGAACTCGGCGGCTGA
- a CDS encoding secondary thiamine-phosphate synthase enzyme YjbQ: MPQTVITITTKGQGLYEFTREAADFVRECGVSEGLLTVFVRHTSASLIIQENADPDVRRDLREFFHRLVPPSSAPSMGWIIHTQEGPDDMPAHIKAALTQVSVGVPVIDGRMALGTWQGIYLFEHRDRPHRREIILHLTS; this comes from the coding sequence ATGCCGCAGACCGTCATCACCATCACTACCAAGGGGCAGGGGCTCTACGAGTTCACTCGCGAGGCGGCGGATTTCGTGCGGGAGTGCGGGGTCTCGGAGGGGCTTCTTACCGTTTTCGTGCGTCACACCTCCGCCTCGCTCATCATTCAGGAAAACGCCGATCCGGACGTTCGACGCGATCTGCGCGAATTCTTCCATCGTCTGGTGCCCCCGTCGTCGGCGCCTTCGATGGGCTGGATCATCCATACCCAGGAAGGGCCTGACGATATGCCCGCCCATATCAAGGCGGCGTTGACCCAGGTCTCGGTCGGCGTACCGGTCATCGACGGGCGCATGGCGCTCGGCACCTGGCAGGGGATCTATCTCTTCGAGCACCGCGACCGGCCGCATCGCCGCGAAATTATCCTGCATCTCACCAGCTGA
- a CDS encoding DUF1428 domain-containing protein yields MAYVDGFLIALPKQNVEAYKDLARKAGEVWKEHGALNYVECLGDDVPYGELTSFPRAVQAKEDETVVFSWVAYRSREDRDVIVAKVMTDPRLQGDEWKSIFDGKRMIYGGFQAFLEL; encoded by the coding sequence ATGGCCTATGTGGATGGTTTTCTGATTGCGCTGCCCAAGCAAAACGTCGAGGCCTACAAGGATCTGGCCCGCAAGGCCGGCGAGGTCTGGAAGGAGCACGGTGCCCTGAATTACGTCGAATGCCTGGGCGACGACGTGCCCTATGGCGAGCTCACCTCCTTTCCGCGGGCCGTGCAGGCCAAGGAAGACGAGACCGTCGTTTTCTCCTGGGTCGCATACCGGTCGCGCGAGGACCGCGACGTGATCGTCGCCAAGGTGATGACCGATCCGCGGCTTCAGGGCGATGAATGGAAATCCATTTTTGACGGCAAGCGGATGATCTATGGCGGCTTCCAGGCCTTCCTGGAACTTTGA
- a CDS encoding transglycosylase SLT domain-containing protein: MRCVFVAVLLLLAGCGTVPRDTRNACAVFEQRDGLFNNWRRAAYAAEREYGVPVPVLMATIYTESGYRHNARPPRTKLFGFIPWTRVSTAYGYSQALDGTWARYQAETGRWMARRTDFADAIRFIAWYHNQSHQQNGIALNDPYRLYIAYYHGQGGYQRGNWSETAKTGAKRASNVAALYARQLQGCGG, encoded by the coding sequence ATGCGTTGCGTTTTTGTCGCCGTCCTCCTGTTGCTGGCCGGCTGCGGAACGGTGCCGAGAGATACCCGGAACGCCTGCGCGGTTTTCGAGCAGCGAGATGGCCTTTTCAACAATTGGCGCCGGGCCGCCTATGCGGCCGAGCGCGAATATGGCGTGCCCGTACCGGTGCTGATGGCGACGATCTACACGGAGTCTGGCTATCGCCACAATGCACGGCCGCCGCGCACCAAGCTCTTCGGCTTCATTCCCTGGACGCGCGTATCCACGGCTTACGGTTATTCGCAAGCGCTCGACGGCACCTGGGCGCGCTACCAGGCCGAAACCGGGCGCTGGATGGCACGCCGGACCGATTTCGCCGACGCCATCCGCTTCATCGCCTGGTACCACAATCAAAGCCACCAGCAGAACGGCATCGCGCTCAACGATCCCTATCGGCTCTACATCGCCTATTACCACGGCCAGGGCGGCTATCAGCGCGGCAACTGGAGCGAAACGGCGAAGACGGGCGCCAAGCGCGCCAGCAACGTTGCCGCGCTTTATGCGCGGCAGCTGCAGGGCTGCGGCGGCTGA
- a CDS encoding GYD domain-containing protein → MTTYVVLLNWTDQGIRSVRESPKRLDAARKVLEEMGGSFKDFYLTMGEYDMVAICEAPDDAVAARFSLTLGTYGNVRTRTLKAFPEAAYRELIGTLG, encoded by the coding sequence ATGACCACTTACGTCGTGCTCCTCAATTGGACCGATCAGGGTATCAGAAGCGTGCGTGAGTCCCCCAAGCGGCTCGATGCAGCCAGGAAGGTCCTTGAAGAAATGGGCGGATCGTTCAAGGACTTCTATCTCACCATGGGCGAATACGACATGGTGGCAATCTGCGAGGCACCGGACGATGCGGTGGCCGCGCGGTTCTCGCTGACACTCGGCACCTACGGCAATGTGCGCACCCGCACGTTGAAGGCGTTCCCGGAGGCTGCCTATCGCGAACTGATCGGCACGCTCGGCTAA